In Pochonia chlamydosporia 170 chromosome 3, whole genome shotgun sequence, the following are encoded in one genomic region:
- a CDS encoding glutathione S-transferase (similar to Metarhizium acridum CQMa 102 XP_007807683.1), translating into MSAIKPLTVWVHGQGPNPFKVLITLEELGIPYKAITIENPKDESFLKINPNGRLPAIQDPNANDLILWESGAIVEYIVETYDKENKLTFTEGPEKWYLKQYLHFQMSGQGPYFGQHVWFHKFHPEDVPSAKKRYDEQTLRVFEVLNTILEGKEYLVGDKFTYADLVFIPWDRVVDAVSKDMVEKAGGEKKFPNFFAWNNRLMARPSVKKLYGL; encoded by the exons GCCAAGGACCAAACCCTTTCAAAGTTCTCATTACCCTCGAAGAACTCGGTATCCCTTACAAAGCG ATCACCATCGAGAATCCCAAGGACGAGTCCTTCCTCAAGATCAATCCCAATGGAAGACTACCCGCGATCCAGGACCCCAATGCGAACGACCTGATTCTCTGGGAATCCGGCGCCATTGTTGAATATATTGTTGAAACctacgacaaggagaacaagTTGACCTTTACTGAGGGGCCAGAGAAGTGGTACCTGAAGCAGTATCTGCATTTCCAAATGTCCGGACAG GGCCCTTACTTTGGCCAGCATGTCTGGTTCCACAAGTTCCATCCTGAGGATGTGCCCAGTGCGAAGAAGCGGTACGATGAGCAGACATTGCGTGTGTTTGAAGTTTTGAATACGATCTTAGAAGGAAAGGAGTATCTTGTTGGTGATAAGTT CACGTATGCTGACCTAGTCTTCATTCCGTGGGACCGTGTCGTGGATGCAGTTTCCAAGGACATGGTTGAAAAGGCTGGCGGTGAGAAGAAGTTTCCcaatttctttgcttggAATAACCGGTTGATGGCGCGGCCTTCCGTCAAGAAGTTGTACGGGTTGTAG